One window from the genome of Leptidea sinapis chromosome 24, ilLepSina1.1, whole genome shotgun sequence encodes:
- the LOC126971801 gene encoding uncharacterized protein LOC126971801, whose product MSGRSVVLLLVIFLLRQESARSIRITDLTVPSHVVEGGSVLLECHNDLEGEMLYSIKWYKDNREFYRYVPSNVNPFSYFRLPGVNVDEKDSSSNVVKLVNLSPETAGRYRCEVSGEGPYFVTVSDEKNITVHLLPYKHPQVTGFRDEYKVGDIVAVNCSSSMSRPHTQLKWLINDQPVLRRYITGPWYRISRERPDAKETILQLRFIITNEHFRDGILLLKCQASIAPLYQEEVVHHIVRAEDDVTDSKPVQVVEEELDEVFGHERAFLEPVGEIPMAEPQNDHGNILHKSLAAGISFILIQVFL is encoded by the exons ATGAGTGGGAGAAGTGTTGTTTTACTATTAGTGATTTTCTTATTGAGACAAG AATCAGCCAGGAGCATACGTATAACAGATCTGACAGTACCAAGCCACGTCGTCGAGGGGGGCTCAGTTCTGTTAGAGTGCCACAATGACCTGGAGGGCGAGATGCTGTACTCCATCAAGTGGTACAAGGATAACAGAGAGTTCTACCGCTATGTGCCCAGCAACGTGAACCCCTTCAGCTATTTCAGGTTACCTGGGGTTAATGTTGAT GAGAAAGATTCATCAAGTAACGTAGTGAAGCTGGTTAACTTGTCTCCCGAGACGGCGGGGCGGTACAGATGTGAGGTTTCCGGCGAGGGTCCCTACTTCGTAACTGTTTCCGATGAGAAGAATATCACCGTGCATT TATTACCATATAAGCATCCCCAAGTGACAGGATTTCGAGACGAGTATAAGGTCGGAGATATTGTGGCTGTTAACTGCTCATCATCCATGTCCAGACCCCATACTCAGCTCAAGTGGTTGATCAATGACCAGCCTGTTCTGAGGAGGTACATAACGGGACCGTGGTACAGAATCTCAAGGGAGAGGCCTGATGCTAAGGAAACTATATTACAGCTGCGGTTCATCATTACAAATGAACATTTCAGAGATGGCATTTTACTACTGAAG TGTCAAGCATCGATAGCACCTTTATACCAAGAAGAAGTGGTTCATCATATTGTTCGTGCTGAAGATGATGTAACAGATTCCAAACCAGTGCAAGTAGTTGAAGAGGAACTTGATGAAGTATTTGGGCATGAGCGAGCATTTTTGGAGCCTGTTGGTGAAATTCCAATGGCGGAACCACAAAATGACCATG gTAATATTTTGCATAAATCACTTGCAGCTGGGATTTCGTTTATTCTAATCCaagtttttctttaa